From the genome of Mastacembelus armatus chromosome 12, fMasArm1.2, whole genome shotgun sequence:
GTTAGCAGGATGGTGTGGGTAAGTTAAACTTTAGTTCGTAATGTGCTGGTTCTGATGTATGTGAGTGTTTTATCACGTTGACTTCACGACACGAGTGTTGTCGTTCACAGGGCAGGTGTTTATTGAGCGCAGGTCTCCAGGGCCTCAGATGCAGAGCGAGTTGTCATGTGAAAAGACATTACAGCTTTTTTCCAGGTATGTTCTCACTATTTTAAGTcggttttatattttattgaatcACAGTCTCACAGCCTCAAGTTTGCATTTGGTGTTTTCCTTCTGAGAAGTCCATCTGACAAAGAACCTGTTGGGTCATATCAGTGATTAGACAAATGATTTGCTAATGAAGACTAGATTAGATACTTAAGAAAGATTAAGATAGATACTTTTGAATTTGTTTGTCCAGCTTCTGTTTCAAAGGCCAAAAATGAGGTTTGAAACTAAACAGACTCTTTTGTGGTGGTGTTTGATCAACACAAGCAGTTGTCACAGGTGCTATCCATTATTTTTGACATCTAAAACGATTCATCCTAGATGATGTCAAGTCATTGCGGGCTGTGGTCAACCCTGATATATCCAAGTGAGTAATCGCTTTCTGTGTCAGTTCCTTGAAAGAGTCTGTGGATTCATGCTCCATGTTAACCTGTGTGCTGTGCATGCAGGATCAGAAACATTGGTATTATGGCCCACATTGATGCAGGAAAGACGACAACCACAGAGAGGATGCTTTATTACTCTGGCTATACAAGGGCACTAGGAGGTGTgtaggaaaacaaaatgagaataTTTCTCATTTAAATAGTTGTTAGCCACGTATTGCCTTATTGTCTCGGTTTCTAAGTTTATTTCAATGTTGCTTTAGATGTCGATGATGGGGATACAGTTACAGATTTTATGGCTCAAGAGAGGGAGCGTGGCATCACCATACAGTCAGCAGCAGTCACATTTGATTGGAAAAGTCACAGAATAAACCTCATAGATACCCCAGGTAGTATTATTAcgtgaaaaaaataattataatggAAATTCTAAGCAGCAGACCTCcaggctgagtgtgtgtgcatgtgcgatTGCAGGACATGTTGACTTCACTCTGGAGGTGGAGCGGGCCCTTCGTGTTCTCGATGGGGCTGTTGCAGTGTTTGATGCCTCTGCTGGTGTTGAGGTTAGCCCACTGATTTCAACCTGCATCTtcttgtttatttaaaacatgGTTGTTTTCTGTAATTGTGTGGACTCTGAGCTCTTCTGTTGTACTGAAAACACCAACAGGCTCAGACTCTGACCGTGTGGCGACAAGCAGAGAAGCATCATGTTccctgtgtttgtttcctgaaTAAGATGGATAAACCTGCAGCCAAGTGAGTGATGCAACTCTCCTACTATATGTAAGATATTTGGATATGTTAACTctatgtctttgttttgttttttatagcCTGGGGTTTTCCATCGAGAGCATAAGACAGAAACTCAAGGCCAATCCAGTCCTCCTGCAGGTAGGGCTTTAGACAGCAAATACAAAGAGAAAAGTAATGAATCTCTTGATGAAGGACAAATATTATGGCCCACATTGATGCAGGAAAGACAACAACCACAGATCCTCTCTGCTTTATTATTCTGGCTATACTAGGGAGGAAATCTGAGAGTACAGCACCATGGATTTTATTGGATTTTAAATGTCTCATATTTCGTAGATTCCTATTGGCAGTGGGAAAAACTTCACAGGAGTGGTCGACTTACTAAGCAAACAGAAGCTCATATGGAAGCTCAGCTCTATGGGAGAAGATGGACgtgtgtttgaaatgaaaccTCTCGACCATTTGGATGAGCCAGAACTCTCACAGGAGGTCAATGAGGCCAGGGCAGCTTTAATTGAACAGGTACATGCAATAACATTGGCCACtggtaaataataaaatgtgaaggTGTTCCAGGTTtctagtttgtttttctgctccaaATCACAGATTGCTGATCTGGATGATGAGTTTGCTGAACTGTTGCTAACTGATTTCAGTGACAATTTTGATGCAGTCCCTTCAGTCAAAGTGGGTAATGTATGATTCCAAGGTATATGTCTATAAAGCTGCTGTGTTACTTGTGAATACAGAGcaaactgtggtaatgtgtCCTCAGCTACGAGAGGCTGTGCGGCGGGTGACTCTGACCCGTAAAGGCGTCCCAGTACTCTGCGGGAGCTCTTTGAGGAACAAAGGTGTCCAGCCTCTTTTAGATGCCATCACTGCTTATCTGCCAGCCCCTAGTGAAAGGCACCATGATGTGGTGTGAGTGAACTCTTTAACATTCAATTCACTCACACTGTCATAAAACTGAGTTAAAGAATGATTCCACCATGTGTGTATTTGGCCAGGCTCTGCATTCCAATGCTGTGGATagttttatagtgtttttacAATGTTATGTTTTAAGGCATaatatgtattttgttttttcatttacaaaaataaggAGCGCAGCAACCAAAGCCATGAGCTATAAAGAACGCTGGTCATTTTATGGTTTGTTGCGGAGGAATAATTTATTGCTTATCTTGAATTTAACAACTAAATGTTGTTGGCTATTGTTCATATCAGATGATGTTGGCAGTCTTTATTACAGTCCTGAGTGCAGTCACATGCTGCACTTCAGTGACTATACTGCACAATTCTattatgaaatgtgtttttttatttgatcaCTGTCAGACCAGAAGCCCTGTTCAACATTTCTCATCCCACAGGCGTTGGTACAAAGATGATTTGTGTGCACTGGCCTTCAAAGTTCTCCATGACAAGCAGCGTGGGCCTCTGGTGTTTGTGAGGATCTACTCTGGTACTCTGAAACCACAGACTGCCATTCACAACATCAACAGGAACAGCATGTACGTAGTGATGCAGCCTGGATTAACCTCTGACCTGTTGATATGTTTTGCTCCGAATCATTACTTTATGTTAACCCTTTAATTTTTCCTATCATGTCTGTAGTGAGAGGATGAGCAGGCTGCTGGTGCCATTTGCTGATCAGCATGTAGAAATCCCTTCAATGACTGCAGGAAACATTGCACTAACTGTAGGACTGAAGCAGGTAGGGCATCATACAACATTCTTTATTTGCTGCATTAAAGGTTTTCTCCCCCaatttttatatgttttctgcttttactgCAGACAGTCACAGGGGACACCATCGTTTCATCCAAGGCTtcagcagcagccgcagcccGCCGAGCCCAAAACGAGAGCGAGACTGGGAAGAAGAAGGGGGAGCATGCAAGCGTGGTACTTTCCGGAGTGGAGGTCCCCGATCCCGTCTTCTTCTGCACTATAGAACCACCCACCTTGGCCAAACAGTCCGGTCAGTGACAATGATTATGCTTCTGCTATACATGCTCTAGAAACCTCAGTCACTCACAGTTGTCTCTTTCCTGAAAGATCTTGAGAATGCACTTAACTGCCTCCAGAGAGAAGACCCCAGTCTTAAAGTCAGAGTTGACCCTGATTCTGGGCAGGTAGTACCTGAAAAGTGATTGGATTAGCTTTAGTCAAGAGTTTCTGCCACAACGAAGCAGCTTAATACCTTTTATTCCTCATTCACAGACCATTTTGTGTGGGATGGGAGAGCTGCACATTGAGATCATCCACGATCGAATCAGAAGAGAGTATGGCATTGAGACTCACCTTGGACCACTTCAGGTGGCTTACAGGGAGACCATTCTCCATGAAGCATCTACCACAGGTACAAGCAGCAAACATTTATTGATCAGTGAATTTGTTGAAGAATCCCAGCTTATGTTCCTGTGTGAATTTTCCTGCTTATGTAGATACACTGGATCGGACAGTTGGAGAGAGAAGACATGTGGTGACAGTGAAGCTGGCAGTCAGACCTGTGGAGCTCTCTTCTGCAGGTGGTTTTACAGCTTTTACAGAAGAGTTGGAGGAGCAACTATCACAAGAAATTAAAGAGGCAGTGGAGAACGGAGTGCACAGCTCATACCTCCAAGGTAATTCTGCCTCATTTATTCTCTTTCTCAAAACCCTTATGTATAGTTCCCCAGATCATGCTATATTTATTTCTAACAGTGGTGGAatgtaagtacatttactcaattTAGTACAAATAtgcatatttgcattttatgcAACTTACATACATCTACATCTGCCTGAAAGCTGAGATTACTTTTTTAAGTTATAACTTCCATCCACTGAAAacctcaaacatgttttttagaATGTCATATTCCCCAGTGCCACAGATTATTCagtttatgtatttaaaattgtTCCAGCAGCGAAGTTCAATACATCATACACTAGTGCAGCAGTAATACTTCAAAAACATCATATGTATTACCTTTCAGAGAAATCAATTTTCTACATaattagtacttttacttttgtacatttttctaATCATTTTTAGTGAAGCAGGGCTTGAATGCTGGATTTATACTTGCggcttttatttatgtaaagggtCTGAAGGGTTTTTAAACCATTAGttactgtttttctatttttgatcAATAATCTGTTTTTAGCAAGTTTTATTTAATAAGAATGTCCCATTAAGATCATGAGAATCAAGAACATCCTGTGTCATTTTAGGGTCTTTAAAGAAGGAAGTGAATATTAGAGTAAACACATCCTGCTGCTTTTGTGTTGTCCCATCGTTGATAACCTAATTGATTTCACTGCCTTTCTCCACACAGGGCCATTGTTAGGGTACCCTTTAGAGGGCGTATCTACACTGATCCAAAGTGTCAGCATGGTGCCAGGAACATCTCCTGCTAtggtgtctgcctgtgtgtccCGTTGCATGCTTAAGGTAAAACATTGCCTCCTGTCTTCACTGTAAACTACAGGATTGCCAATTGATGTGTGTCATTTCTATCTCTGAACACAGGCCCTGAGGCTGGCAGGAGGTCAGGTCCTGGAGCCACTAATGTCACTGGAGGTGACAGTCGGGGAGGAACACCTTAGTTCTGTGCTGGGGGACTTGGCCCAGAGACGGGGTACCGTCAGAGATATTCAGAGTCGCCATGACAACAAGGTGCTGCTGGCAACTGTGCCGTTGGCTGAGATGATGGTAAGTTGAGATGCAATGAAGACAGTTTGTCTGTGGgcttttcagcttgtttttaaatctgttcTTGCGTACAGGGCTATTCCACCATCCTGCGAACACTGACATCTGGCACCGCAACCTTCTCCCTGGAGCTGGACACCTACGAGGCCATGAACCCACATGACCAGAACACCCTCCTTAAAAGGATGGCTGGTCTTTCGTGATCCCCTGTTCAACGATATGCAGCGGATCAGCAAAAGAACCACTGGCCTTCAGAGACTTTTCCAGGTATCGGGTTTGATCACTCACCAGAACCCAGACTAAAAGGCAATTTGTGCTAAGAAAATTCACAAGACAAATAATGTCCTTATTTAGATGCAAAATAAATTTGCATTCCCACTTCCTACCTTTGTTTTTAAGATAAAATGCAAGAACAGttcataattacattttattcacaattcataataaaaacattcataaaaACTGCACCTATAAATTCAGGAGTTTTACACAAATTAGGCATGATTAAAATTATAcaaagcagatttaaaaaagGTAATGTGACTCACAGTATCAAGAGTGGCAATATATTTctaaaaagcaatttaaaatttgatttcttaatttaaaattaagtGTGGCATTGCCATTAAATAGATTTGATTGCCTTTAAGTCCacctttttcattgttttcagatgCCTTTGTACTCGCTGGGACAGTAGCTGGAAAACAGCGGCTGAGCTGGGATCCCACGCCTTAGGAAAAGTTATAAAGTGAAAGAACAGTTAAGATAATGATAATGCGGATTAAATTAATGGTATATAGAGGTCTCAGATACTTACTCCACCATACGACAGCGATGAACAGAGAGTCTATTGAAAGCATCAGTGGTGTCAGTCACATTCATGGCACTCCACAGCCGCTCTGCCACAGCGCTGGCACGAGGCCTGGTGTGATGGAAGGAAGGGAAAAACTAGCAATCCAGGGggtctttttattttactgtgccATTGAAACTGTTCCCATTCAATGCATTTACATAAACTTGACACCCCCTCTATTCAGACAATATGGTGAAATCTGCAGCTCAACTCCTCTGACACGCCACCAAGGCTGATGAGCAGAATAGAAGTAATGCTAACGTTATTCCTCCACATCTAGACGGGCCTGTGCCAAGCACTGGGGCTTCAGCTCACTGAGTGCGTGCGACTCGGGTTAAGTAACATTAAGATTTCTGTAGCCGTGCTGTCTGCAGTATAATATGCACACAACAGCAGCTTAATCATGTTTAGGTACAGTAATGCTGCCACTTTACAAATCAGAACCTGTCTGTAGGATTTCAGTTAATGCTTGTTAAACTGCTTATCGATAAATAACAGAATCTGCTAACACAGAGGTTCTGCTCCGTAAATTGGCAGCATTACTATACTATGAACCTGACTTTAATCTGAACCTAGACAAGCACATCATCCTGCAGACAGCACAGCTACATCGACCTTGATGGCTCCGTGAGCCAGTGTCCCAGTGCCCAACACAGGCCTATCTGGACATGGAAAGCTGTGTTAACATTTGTTCTGCACGTCGACACCCCTCACCAGTTTCAACTGATAAGGGAGTGTGGATTTACTTGTGATTGGCTCTCACTGATTAGGTTGGTTTGTCTTAGGGTTAAAGTTAGCCAATCAGAGGACGAGTAGGGGTGGGTGACAACAGATACAGATGAGGCTCCGCCTTGATGAGCAGAATGACAGATTTCATATCTTTATTAAGGAGCATGATCTTTTTAATTTGAGAATGTAATTTCTTGTTATGGTGTTCAGATATTGTAATGCTTTCAAAAACCCAAAATACttgtctctgctctgtctcaAACCATTTTTCGCAGATATAAATCTGCTTGCACAAATGTCCTGTGCTCAGTTATCTCCTTCTGATAGCACTCAGGCTGCTGCTACGTGCTCACTACCCTCAGATTTCTGCTCTTGCTCTTAGATTAACCCTGTCAAAATATTCCAGTCAATAGAATGTCAGTCAGTGTTGCATTGCACAAAAATCCAAGAGCAGATGTTCTGCAAGCAGCCAGACTACAAGGAAGGAATATACATGCAGGCAGCTTTAAATCTGAGAGCAAACTTGTAGTTTAGAGGCAGGAACTATTTTAGTGTCAGCACGGTGCTTGAGAAAGCATTGCAATATCTGAACATGAAATCAAAGAAATGAAAGGCCATGCTCTTGAATAAAGATCAAACTCCAGTATGCATTTCTATTTAAATCTTGAGTTATTGTAAATTAAGTTAATGTAAATGCAATGGACTGGAGGCAGTTTCACCAGCACATTTGAATAAAGGGACCATAAAAATGTGACAGTATGAAAAGCAACTGAATTaccttttaattatttaaaaatactaacattttaaattaaactggATTGAGGATAGAATTGTTACTTTGCATACTAAATAGCTTAATTTAAAAGTGAATTCTTAAATTGCAATTTCAATAAATAAGGCAAAAATCTTTCACAGGGGTCAAGGGTCAAAGTGCATTTTCTATTAAGGAATCACTTGAGCCATACCAGAGTCTGGGTGTCAGGTTGGTGGCGTCCACGTACTCCCCCCACAAACAGGCCTCTCCACCAATTACAAGTTTCTTCTGTGCTTCAGtgcctgttttaaaatgtagtaTTGGATTTGATTAGATAGTCTATTCAGAATGCTGAATGGAAATAACATACCTAATTTGCTGAATTACAATTATGATTTCTTCCCCTTTGATAGTAGCATAGTGAGATTATTTTGTGTTCATTCAACAGGCTTACACATATTTGCACAGGAGGGACAAACAACTTCCCGATAGGTCTGTGTCAAAAGTCAAAGAGTACAGCTAAACAGTCTCAGTCAGATCAATAAGAGAACTAGCATGAGTCAGGCAACATCCTAATTCTTATGAAAAAGGAACACTCGATACATAGCAAGTGACCAGTTAGAATCAATCATGTGGACACAAACCCTTGAAATCCTGCGGGTCAGCCTTGTAATACCCCTGCCAGTCCTGGCCGTAGGAGATACGGTTCAGGTACCAGGGAGTGGACAGCAGGGTCTGGTACCCTGATGATGTAATATTAGCCATCTCATCCTGGTATTGCTGCTGGTTTCCTTTCCAAACGTGGATAACTGTGTCTTGTTTCAGCTACACAGCACAAATACAGTTATAAGTGTCAGCAAGGGGGAAAATAAATATGGATAATAGTGCCAGCGCCTTCTACTCTTTCAGCTCAGTTCCTCCTTCTACTTATgctgcttttaaatattttgcagaACATGCCGTCAATGCGCACAGGAACATCTTAAAGTACTGTCAGGTATGTTAAAAGAATTAGTCCATGGAGGACCAAACCTCACTAACTTTGGCCGCTTcccattttatttacttttagttTGTTTCAAATGAATCAGGATTGGTCCTCCATATTAATGAACTAATATAATGTGCAACCATCAACCACACTGCCCCATGTTCACGTCATATATCTCTTGTCACAACTGTGCAGTTTTCAAGCATAAGCCTGTTGAACAGAATCGAGAATTTTTGCCCCAATTAACTGAGCCCCAAAAATGTTTTAACCCACCACATAATCTGATTAGttacaaacacaaaattatttAAGAACTGACCGTTGAAGTTGAGAGGCTCAACCTTGTAGTAACGCTGCCAGTCTTGTGCGTAGCTAATATAATCTAGGTACCATGGGGCGGAGAGGATGGTGGTGTATCCTGCTCCCGTCACTTTGCCCATCTCTTCATTAGACTCTCCGCCGATCCACACATGCACTACTGTGTCTGGCTTTAGCTGGAATTGTTACAAGCCAAGCTACTATGTTATGCTACGAGCTGATGGTAATGGTTGAAGGAATAGTAAAAACATATGAACTATAAATATgtttcttgccaagagttagaGGGTTTTAGTATGCTAAATCTGAAAATAgttaccaaaataaataaaataaattggttTCCACTTTCTGCACTATACTAAGCTAAGCGGTaccacctgtttttttttctgatcatGTGCTTACATCTAATGTCAAACtgtaactttgttttcttttacttatttttttctatttttgacaTATGTAAACATTCTGTCAATTTTTTTGTCCAAtctgaatgaaaacatatttaataacgttatttaatatataaagGCATATTTTTTGATTGTGGTTGGTTTTCATGAgaaagttctgtttttctttaaattgtaAAGGGAAAACCTTGTTCTTGGCAAAATTTCATATTCAAAGCTGTAAattcacaaacagaaaaatacttgTTTCCTGATTTTCCATAGAGGATGTGAGAAATAATTGctgacaaatataaataaaaaaaatataaaaaactgtaattgtactgttttttagcatctttatttaacttttatttaaggggatttttttttctttttctgacataTGTAAACTGTCATTTTTTGGTCTAATCTGAATGAAAACTTATTTAATAAAGttgttaaattattatatttttagattgtGGTTGGTTTTTACgagaaagttttgtttttctgagaaAAAGGGTTTTTTTAATAAGATATCGTGTTAATTGAGAACTTTTcctcataaaaacaaattattactTTATTCTCAGAAAAGCTGAACTTTATCTTATTAAATCAGAACTTACTTTTTTCTCAGAAAAAGAGATTAGACGCTTCTGTAGATTTTTATAAGTagagctatttttttttttttttttcaggtatttGCTGAGACTGAAATGGATGATTTAGCAGACAATTCTGTTTCTATACTTAAAGATGTGAATGTGATATAAAGACAATATTAATTCCCTGGTTTTTCATTGGTGGGACCTGAAAAACACCTATGATACATCTGACTTATGAAGGATAATGTCACCAGTTAATCTGAAACTCCACTTAAACTAAACAGCTGCACtaaatttttttcttctaactCTCGGCAAGAAATCTAATTATTTACCAAATTACCAAACGATTCCTTTGGTAACAAGATAAGTACTATTTAAGTACTTATTCAGTTTTCACCCTAAACATATTGCTTATCATTAAAAAATCCTGCATTCTTAGCTCAAGCATGGTGATAACATCAATAATAGCATTTCgcaatatttttctttacttaCCGTAACACCATTGTCAAACACCTCCTGCCAGATCATGTAACCCTTCTTTGTAGTAGTGACAATATCCAAAAGTCtatcagacaaaaaaataaaaacaaaattcacaTCTCTTATCTCTTTGCTGTTCAACAAGCAACCTAAGGACACACCTTTGGATGTAGTATGATTCCAGTTTTTTGTAATCGTCTCCAAAGCCTTGCTGAACCATGAACTTCTGAATGTCTGGGTTGGACTTCCTGCAGGcagaacatcatcatcatcatcatcatcatcatcatccgaTATTAAATGCTGCCTTTAACGTTTAACGGTTTCAGGCTGAAAGGTGTCTACTGTTCAGTCTCACCAGCAGGTGAAGTCCACTTCATCACCTCCCAGGTGAATGTAGGCATCAGGGAACACACTGCTGGTCTCTGTGAAGAACCGCTTCATGAAGTCATATGTGGTGTTCAGGATGGGGTTCACTGGCCCAAAGGTGCCAGAAGGTTCGGAGCCAGAGTAACAGGGTGTGAGCAGATCTTTCTGGCCTGAGAGGGAAAGAAGTGGTGGATGaagtattttcctttttttttttgttttgtttaaagtaCGGGGCtattttaaagaataaataaataaataattagatttCTGTCAACCAACACGGGACAAACTCACCTTTGCCCCaagactgtgtgtgtcctggaGTGTCGTACTCTGGGATGACGCGAATGCCTCTCAGACGGGCAAATTCAATCACTATCTTGACATCGGTGGGTGTATACACGTGTGTGTATGGGTGGTAGGCTCCCTGTGAACAGTTCAACTTCTCTTGGTGAATTGGGACAAAGAAAAACTCTTCTCGTCTTTATTGTCTTTAGATTTACACAGACAATCACTTACTGACCTGTTTGCTCAGCTGGGGGAATGTTTGGCTCATGTATGGGAAGGACTGATCATCAACGATGTGCCAGTGGAAAACGTTGAACTTGTTCATCGCCATCGTTTCcttatgaaaaaaacaaaaggaaatcaCTCATTTAGATGGTAAATAGACAGATAGTAAATAAGAAGTAAGAAGGTCGCACTGGTGTACCAGATTAGCCAAGATGACTTTAAGGGGCAGGAAGTGCCGAGAGCTGTCCAGTAAGATGCCTCTGTGTCGAAACCTGGGGAAGTCACTGATAACTGTGGAATTGATGCTTTTCTGAAAGGATGCAGAGGTAAAATAAGTTTGAGTCAACTGCAACAAATTGTCCTAATTATGATAGAGGTTAGAAAGGCTGTCTGTCTTTCACTTACAGCTCCATACTCATCTTCATACACCAGCTGGCTAAAGGTTTCCAGACCTAAAAACAGTGTAAGGAAATTTTGCAAtgcaaaaaaacattaactCGTTATAGTCGGTCATGTGAAGTCCTTGAAACTGTTTATGATGCTATAAAGTTTATTTGTGTTAACGGATAACCTGTCCTAGATATGTGAGCAAAGTTCCACAGTAACAAACACTCAGCAGAGTTAATACAacattacacacaaaacaaaaatggggAAAACAACTGGAGGTGAATATTTCTGAAGATGAATTGTTGCATAGAAGAAGAACTCATTCGTCAGCCCTAAAATGAGGAGCAAACTTTTCTTTGAGACTGACCCATGTTGGGAACAATGTATGTCACTCTCTGGACAATATCTGATCAAACCCTACGGAAGTGATGTGGCAGTCCCTGCTGGTCttagcttctttttttgtttgtttgttgtgaaaTCAGGAACAATAAACTGATAACAATATGTACGTGTTGCAGGAAGTATCAACCTGACCCACATAATCTTCTCATCTTGAGTCTGACAGGCAGAAACGCCCAGATATCACTGGTCCCAAAGCAAGAAATTGGCAAATGACccaacataaaaccacaaatagTCTCATTACACTTTGTTCTTTCCATAATGCTGGTTTGCTGCAATAATagactggggaaaaaaaaagaaaaatccctACCACGCAGGGCTCCCCAGACCTTTGGTGCTTTCAGGACAGCAAATGGCTGATCCACTGACAGTTCatctgtggacacacacacacacacaggtgtgtatTAGCGTTACATGCACTTTTATACTGTGGGGAAAGCTTCTATATATTCAGAGGGATGATCAAAATCATCAATAGTTGACTTTGTTTCAATGAAAGTGATCAAAACTCAACAAACACTGTTATTTTAATGCAGTTAGAGTCAACCTCTATGCAGAAGCACCACAATgacacaagagagaaaaaatgagGAAGAGACTCACATGACTCGTCAGATGTGACCTCGGGGTAGCCACCACACTCGGTGTCAGGTGAAGTGATCCGCACCTGCAGCTCCGTCAGCTCAGCTCGGCCTGCTCGCTTGTTGCTGCTCGACTTGTGCGTTTGAGCACcgacaaaaatatattcataataCCTGTAAACACAGACGGAGTTGGTCATGCGCAGGCTGGTCCGTGAATGCAGCACG
Proteins encoded in this window:
- the gfm2 gene encoding ribosome-releasing factor 2, mitochondrial — protein: MVWGRCLLSAGLQGLRCRASCHVKRHYSFFPDDVKSLRAVVNPDISKIRNIGIMAHIDAGKTTTTERMLYYSGYTRALGDVDDGDTVTDFMAQERERGITIQSAAVTFDWKSHRINLIDTPGHVDFTLEVERALRVLDGAVAVFDASAGVEAQTLTVWRQAEKHHVPCVCFLNKMDKPAANLGFSIESIRQKLKANPVLLQIPIGSGKNFTGVVDLLSKQKLIWKLSSMGEDGRVFEMKPLDHLDEPELSQEVNEARAALIEQIADLDDEFAELLLTDFSDNFDAVPSVKLREAVRRVTLTRKGVPVLCGSSLRNKGVQPLLDAITAYLPAPSERHHDVVRWYKDDLCALAFKVLHDKQRGPLVFVRIYSGTLKPQTAIHNINRNSIERMSRLLVPFADQHVEIPSMTAGNIALTVGLKQTVTGDTIVSSKASAAAAARRAQNESETGKKKGEHASVVLSGVEVPDPVFFCTIEPPTLAKQSDLENALNCLQREDPSLKVRVDPDSGQTILCGMGELHIEIIHDRIRREYGIETHLGPLQVAYRETILHEASTTDTLDRTVGERRHVVTVKLAVRPVELSSAGGFTAFTEELEEQLSQEIKEAVENGVHSSYLQGPLLGYPLEGVSTLIQSVSMVPGTSPAMVSACVSRCMLKALRLAGGQVLEPLMSLEVTVGEEHLSSVLGDLAQRRGTVRDIQSRHDNKVLLATVPLAEMMGYSTILRTLTSGTATFSLELDTYEAMNPHDQNTLLKRMAGLS
- the hexb gene encoding beta-hexosaminidase subunit beta isoform X1, with translation MITALKLTFLLLGIGFCYRLQHSDTNEETRAAQPSKYGSLWPLPQKVQISEVSFKLSRASFQIIDAEQSFADPTCRLLQDAYRRYYEYIFVGAQTHKSSSNKRAGRAELTELQVRITSPDTECGGYPEVTSDESYELSVDQPFAVLKAPKVWGALRGLETFSQLVYEDEYGAKSINSTVISDFPRFRHRGILLDSSRHFLPLKVILANLETMAMNKFNVFHWHIVDDQSFPYMSQTFPQLSKQGAYHPYTHVYTPTDVKIVIEFARLRGIRVIPEYDTPGHTQSWGKGQKDLLTPCYSGSEPSGTFGPVNPILNTTYDFMKRFFTETSSVFPDAYIHLGGDEVDFTCWKSNPDIQKFMVQQGFGDDYKKLESYYIQRLLDIVTTTKKGYMIWQEVFDNGVTLKQDTVIHVWKGNQQQYQDEMANITSSGYQTLLSTPWYLNRISYGQDWQGYYKADPQDFKGTEAQKKLVIGGEACLWGEYVDATNLTPRLWPRASAVAERLWSAMNVTDTTDAFNRLSVHRCRMVERGIPAQPLFSSYCPSEYKGI
- the hexb gene encoding beta-hexosaminidase subunit beta isoform X2, producing the protein MITALKLTFLLLGIGFCYRLQHSDTNEETRAAQPSKYGSLWPLPQKVQISEVSFKLSRASFQIIDAEQSFADPTCRLLQDAYRRYYEYIFVGAQTHKSSSNKRAGRAELTELQVRITSPDTECGGYPEVTSDESYELSVDQPFAVLKAPKVWGALRGLETFSQLVYEDEYGAKSINSTVISDFPRFRHRGILLDSSRHFLPLKVILANLETMAMNKFNVFHWHIVDDQSFPYMSQTFPQLSKQGAYHPYTHVYTPTDVKIVIEFARLRGIRVIPEYDTPGHTQSWGKGQKDLLTPCYSGSEPSGTFGPVNPILNTTYDFMKRFFTETSSVFPDAYIHLGGDEVDFTCWKSNPDIQKFMVQQGFGDDYKKLESYYIQRLLDIVTTTKKGYMIWQEVFDNGVTLKPDTVVHVWIGGESNEEMGKVTGAGYTTILSAPWYLDYISYAQDWQRYYKVEPLNFNGTEAQKKLVIGGEACLWGEYVDATNLTPRLWPRASAVAERLWSAMNVTDTTDAFNRLSVHRCRMVERGIPAQPLFSSYCPSEYKGI